The sequence GCGAAAGCCTACGTGCACCTAAGATTTGTGACTCTGGAACAGACCAACGGATGATCTCGTGCCACGTAAGAGTTCAACAGTGCAGACTACCTTTCTCGACGAGACAGGGAACACGCATCTTCCTCCCAATGGCAGGATTCCGCGTGGGCCCTTTTGTGTGGGGCCGGGCAGCGTGCCTCTCCTTCTGACCATTTGATTGCGTTTcagaattatatttatatttttattatattattggagaatttattattttttgaatgaatATATAGTTTATAGAATACTTTTGAGTGcttgataaataataaataaaaatttaattttttttatctattattatatATGTGTTTATCTTAAAATCTGTAATTGTTTATAGAGTACATAATTCATGATGGCCTCTCTTGTTGAAATTACATTGTTATTGTTGTTAGAAATATGTTGTGTGTCTTCGAATTTCTTTTCTAAATTTATGTCTAATTTCAAATATCTTTTACCAATTTATGATTTAATCGAAGGAAAATATTGTATTACTACGCATCTATAACAATAGCTTTATTGTTTTCCTCGACAACAAAGAGACTCTGCATGAACCACATGAGATGATGGAGTCAGAGCATATTGCGTTGCCTTTGCGTGCTCCCCGTTCTAAGAACTTAGGAGGAGGACAAACATTTTGTGATGTGCTCCGCTACATGAGTTGCTCGTCATGAGAAGCTTTGATGCCGAATAATTCCGACGGTCACAGTCACTGAGCTTTTGCCGACGAGAATGATGACGAGTTCGACTTCGGCCCGATGTCTTCTTCGCTTCGATCCTTCTCCGGTTCAGCGTTCTGGAAGACACCAAGGGATGGAAGTCGACACGCATATAGTGCATACTTCATGATCTCGAGCTTAATTTGCAGTGGATAGTTACCTTTCGGTGTTGCGGGGGAGGCTCGAGATCGACCATCCGCATCGACAGCCTCGCGATCTCGGCGACGGCGGCCTCCCTGGACGCGGGGTCGTCGCCGGCGAGTTCCTCGTAGGCCGCCTCGAAGGCCTGCTGCCAGAACCTCGGCAGCCGGGCGGTGCTGTGGCTGTGGGCGTACACGTCCCACATGTGCCTCACCACCTTCGCCCGCTCCTCCATCTCCTGTACCCACACACAGACAACAAAGCCGAGGAAAGCAGCGGTGAGGCATCACATCGAAGAGGAGGGAGGACAAGGTTTGGGGCGGGAGGGGGCGGCGGACCAGGACGTCGACGTCTTCGAGGAGGGGGCCGTCGAGGTCGTCGGAGGGGCGGCGGGCGGACCACTTGAGGGTGAACGTGCCGGCGAGCATGGAccagaggacgaggaggaggacggcGGCGAGGGCCCACAGCTTGTACCGGCCCCTGGAGAGGAGGGGGCCGGAGGGGGAGGGGCGGCTGGGGCAGGCCGTGGCCAACGAGAGGAGGGATTCGCTCACCTCCTTCATGTCGGAGGAGATGTAGAGGTGGGTGGGTGGGTCGACGCGGTTTCGCTTGGGGAAGCTGAGTGGGTATAAGACGACGGGCGTCAGTGGAGCGGAGTGGAGTATGCGCTTGGCGTCTTCCAATACTTTGTGTCGTTCGCTGAGTGCGGCGGCGCACGCAATCACTTGGCCTGTCGTCGGCAGGCCTTTAAATTAATCCTTCAGCTCGATTTCCTTTTCCGATTGTCACAGACAAAATTAGAGATGATATGGATCGAATGAGGTGGATAGAACGATCATAATAGACTGGATGTTAATTGGGTCATATTTCCTATCTTGAAGAATCATCGTAATAAAATGGGCCTTTAATATATTTAGAATCACCTGATACTAGCAATTCTTTAGGGGAAGTCAACGTAAGAAGTGGCCCTCATCGTCAATATTTGAACTGTCATTAGGCGTCGCAACATGAATTGACGCGCCAATCGACGCTGCATTTAATTCTTCCCCATCGAGGAATTCCTTTCAACGCTCTGCCATCACACCCCACTCGTGATAGCCGTCAGAACATTGACTTCCGCATTGACTCCGAGGTAAACTAAGAAAGAAGCGCTTTGAAGTCAACATAGGTTGACATCTCGAGGGCTCCTTTACGGTCTGCGTTGCTACTTTTCGTCTGTGGTTGAGAGAAAAGTTGAATCCTCAGAGTTTGGTCCGACAAGCTTACCAGTTGTAGCCATAAATACGCACTAAAAGAAAGCTGTGGATGTTGACCTACGCCGAACACGTCGTTCCTTTCGGTCATGTATACAGCAATTCCCAATTGTAGACTGTTACATTAAGTGCAGCTGTTGCAGGACATCTTCCTGTGGGTGCACCGGCGCCACCGAGTCTGCTGATGTCTGGTCAACGCAACTCTGACGCGGGCGAGTCGGTCTAATTTACCCATTGCGTACCCATTAAAGCTCGATAGGAACATAACCAGAATAACCTCAGTCTGCTGTAAGACACGTAAAGAGGATAATTGAGTCGCTGATTGACTTGAATCCGTTGTAAGACCGTTCAGGTCAAACTTTTCAGACACGGAATTGGCCATCCAATCACATAATTCTTGGCTCAATAGTCACAGAAGAAGAACGCCGGTGAAGTAGTTGATATGTGGCAGAATTAGAAGATGGATTTGCATTGAACAAACTGCACACCGAGAAACTATGTGTGCTTCACAGAGATGAACGGAAGCGTCAACGTCGGTCAGCTGGATTTCACGGGGCCCACGGGAGCCTCGGTACTGACGTAAGACACGAGGTCCTCGACGTCACCCGGCGCCGGCCCGTCGAACTGGACCTCCCTCACTCGGTGGCTCTCCAGGTCCACCGTCAACACGTGGCCATCCACCCACAGCACCACCTCAAGCTTCGTGCTCTCGAACCTCAACGGCCGCGGGGGCGCCCTGCACGCGATCGGAACACCGCTCTCCTGCTCCACCGCCTCGTCGCCGCCGACTACCGTCACGGGGAGGGAGTCCAGGATGGACCACTCGTCGGACGGTCCCAGGCGGTACACCACGACCGCCGACTCCGTCACGCACGTGCAGCACAGCCGCCCGTCTTCGCCGGCCTCGCCCAGCTCCCACGGCCCGCCGGCGTCCCCGCAACCCGGGGGCGGCGGGAGCACCCTCGCCTTGTCGGCCTCGGGATCGTAGGCGAGCACTGCGGGGGCGGACGTTCGCCAGTACGCCACGCCGGCGGCTGAGACGCCGGAGCAGGGGACGATTGGATCGGCTGATGTGGTCACGGCGAACCACTCCTGCCACGTGCCGGAGGGGGATGAGAAGATCTGGAAGCGATACCCGCCGGCGGATTCGTCCATGTCGGCGCAGACGACGTAGAACCGGGCGGGGCCGTCCGGCAGGTTGACGAGGGCGAGGGCGAGGGAGGGGGTGCGGCAGTAGAGATGAGGCCTCGGTGGGCGTGGGATGGTGCGCCACTTAGCGGTGGCGGGGTTGCAGACGTAGTAGGTGGACCAGGggccgacgaggaggaggagaccaCGGGAGGAGGAGCGGGCGGAGGCGGCGGTGGGGAGGAAGGCGAGGGAGGGGTCGGCGAGGTCAGTTGGGAGGCGGCCAAATGGAGCGTAAGAGGGGCGGGACCCGCGGAGCTTGGAGGCTGCGGTGTGGAAGAAGACTCCGGAGACGGCGCCCTCGTCGCCATCGGTGATGACCCAGTCGGCGTCGATGCCGATAGTGGAGACGGCGAAGTAGTCGTCGGCGAGTAGCCACTCGGATTCGTCGAACTCCATGGCCTCGGGTTCCATCGCTCTCTTGGGCatcaagaaggaggaggaggagggagaaaaGGTTGGCTTCGGGGGAAACTTGGCTTTGCTGTCTTTCTTGATATTGTACTTACTTCTTGGCTTTTCCATTGACAGAACGAAGTCTCCttatccagagagagagagagagagagagtgtgtgtgtgttgtgtgtgtcacGCACGGTATAATTCAACTCATATACTAAATAAAtagattatatgtatatatatatatatatagtcaacaTATAGTAACATATACAATCATCATAAATTGGTCATATAAACTAACTCATCCAATATAGTACATCAATTCAGCTTCGATTCGAACTATACAATAGTTAGGGTTATCATAAGAATATGCAccccaagtatatatatatatacatatatatatatatatatgtatatatatatatatatatatacatatatatatatatatatgtatatatatatatatatgtatatgtatatatatatatgtatatatatgtatatatatatatacatatatatatatatatgtatatatatatatatatgtatatacatatatatatatatgtatatatatatgtatatatatatatatgtatatatatatatatgtatatatatatatatgtatatatatatgtatatacatatatatatatatatatatatacatgtatatacatatgtatatatatatatatatatatatatatatatatatatatatatatatatatatatatatatatatatatatatatatatatatatatatatatatatatatatatatatgcaacgatTTGGAAGATGATAATAAAAGGGGAGTGCGATGATGTCTGCGCTCTCCTTGACCGCCGTGAGGTCAATCTGGGAAAGGCCGATGGAGACGAGAGGCCGCGATGTACCCCCAGGTCCGGCGAACGCCGAGGCGTCGCCCGCGGCGCAGCCACCAGCGCCCGAAACCCTAACCGAAGCTCCTCGGAGGAGAGCCAGCGGTGCCAAGAGGAAAGCCCATACTCTGTCCTCTTTCGCCGGTACCTCCTTCTCCGCCCCCCCGAAGCGCCAGGCCAAGGAGAGGAACCTCCTCCACCATGTCTTCCCCGTTCACAACGGCCCCTGCACCAGAGCTCGGCAATCGCCTCACAAGGTCGCGGCCGCCGCCACTCATAAGCCTACCGATCATGTTGCGGTGCCCGCGTGGGCCACGGAGACTAAGGCAAAGGACGTCTCGGCCGACGGAGGACAGATCAaggcggaggaagaggaggtgtcTGAGGAGCCGCTCGTGGATGTGGAGTTTGAGGCCATTCGATCTCGAGGTGCCAGCGTTCATGCTGTCCCTACTCCTGCCGGTGAGCTCTCTGGCGAAATTTGGGATCTTGGAGACGTGTTCAGCTTATCCATTTGTTTTCCTGCTTGTTTATGCTTTCATTTTCACCCCATAGGAAATTGTACTAGGGTTTGGATAGAATGATTAttggtcttcctcttcttcctgcaAAGCACGATTTTTATATTCATTTAGTCACCTTGGAGCAGGAGGAGAACTAACTTGATTTAgtaaaaaaaatttctataatTGAGATCAAAATCCAATTGGAAACTGATCTCAATGTACTGTTTATTAGGAAACGCTGGAAATTCCAGTATATACGTGAAATGATTCACGTTTGACCTGGTTCTTTATGTAGGATGGTTCTCATGGAATATAATTCATCCTGTGGAGAAGCATATGTTGCCTTCTTTTTTTGATGGGAAGTCTGAAAACTGGACATCTGAAGTGTACATGGAAATTCGGAATTCCATCATGAAGAAATTTCATTCCAacccgcagaagcaggtggaactCAAAGATTTCTCAGAGCTGTCTGTGGGAGATGCAAATGCGAGGAAAGAAGTCCTGGAATTCTTGGACCACTGGGGTCTGATCAATTTTCATCCTTTTCCACCATCCATACCCGAAGCAAGCAAATCTGATGCTGATGACACAGTTAAAACATCATCTTTGGTCGATAAGTTGTACCAATTTGAAACAATTCAGTCCTTTCTCAGAATTAAAGAAGAGCCCTTGGTACCTGCTGCACCACCTTGCTTGCTACCAGAGTCTGCCCTAACTGATGATTTGGTTAGGCCAGTTGGTCCTTCTGTTGAGTACCATTGCAACTCTTGCTCAGCTGATTGCTCTAGAAAGCGTTACCATTGCCAAAAGCAGGTTAGTTGGTCCTTCCACACCGATGACTTGTATTAAGTATTTATATTACTTTAACAGTGTTTGATGATGAAGTCTTCTCTTGATGTGTCAAAATGCAGGGCCATGCAttgtataatatttatattactcTCTCAATTTCTTGATTGATGGTAATACACTCACAGTCTTATAACACACCAAAGTGTACCTAGTCATTTTTATCTTGTCCAAACCTTGAATTTGTTCTAATGAAACTCAAAATCATGATGTAGCATCTTATATAGTTGCAATAATTTCTGCCTTTTTTCCGTGTTACccctgattatatatatatatatatatatatatatatatatattgcacaaAGCATCTTATGTAGTTGCAATGCAAAACAGCATTTATTTATTAAAACTTAAAGGAGATGTGTTGTTTCTTCTAATTTCTTTTCTCCCTCCTTTCGTAGCCCTAAAGAATTCATAAATTCAGTTTTTCCTGCTGCAACATGTAATTCTTGCTGTCTCTTTAAGTTTCATCCATATTTGCTCGGCTTTCCTAGCGATAAATATGTATTTAATCCTCGTGCAAGTATTTCTAGTGAGTGATGTGACTTATATGGGGATGTTTCTTTGTACATGAGAATGTTGTTCTATGATCTTATATACATAAACTAACAAAAATCATTTGTATTTACAAATGTACCACCTTCGAATCTTTTATGGTTTCTAAATTGGTTGAGCAATTGTTAATGTATCTCATTTAACACAGTTGTCAAATTGTATATTAACTCGAACAATTAACAAAGATCTTGGCTCATCAATTTTCTGCCAGACTTTGTTATAAACCAGTCTTAGCGCCATGGTCCAGTTGCTAATTTGTGACATACGTGACCAAGGTTCAAGGCATAGATTGTGGGGGCAAGACTGTGTGTATTAGCCTGCCCAGATCTCAGATTGGCATGTTACTCGGGCATCAGCCTCAATTTTTAGTCTTGGTTACATACTGAGAAGGCCTGTTGCAGCCTATTGAATGTGACCACATTCTGAGAAGGAGGCATTACTTGCTCATCAAAGGTCTTCCTTATGTTTAGAACATTTTTGCCTGCAATAAAAGTTGAACATGAGTGACCGAGTTGCTACTCTTAAACTATCTTGCCTTTTAGAGGCACAGGAACTTTTATGAGATCCAAGTCTTAGTTTTTCTTTTCCTATTGGCTTTATCCTGTCTGGTATTCTACAAAATAGTTGCATCAGTATATCTATAGGacacatgatgattttttttcaatCACAGGCAGATTTTGATTTGTGCACTGATTGCTACAACGAGGGGAAGTTTGGATCAGGCATGTTACCAGCTGATTTTATCCTTATGGAATCTGCAGAGATTCCTGGTTTAAGTGGTGGGAGTTGGACAGATCAGGAAACTCTGCTTCTACTAGAAGCCTTGGAACTTTTTGGGGAGAACTGGAATGAGATTGCTGAACATGTTGCAACAAAAACCAAAGCCCAATGCATCTTACATTTTCTTCAAATGCCGATTGAGGATTCTTTCTTAGAAggcgatgatgatgataatgacgaTAACCTGGATAGCAAGAATCAGACTTCATCAAATAAAGAATCAACAGCCACAAATACTTCTAAATTGATGGAATCTGACAAGAAAGAAGTAAAGGAGGATGAGGAACGCTCTCCTGCAGATGCTCTTGAGGCTGAAACAAAAAAATTTGAAAGTTCTGAAAATATAGATGAACGTATAACTTCCAAAACAGATCCTTTGGTTAATAAGAGTACGGATGACGAACATATTTTCCAAGAAAATGGGGCCAGTTTTGCTATCGATGCACTGAAGGCTGCATTTCAGGCTGTTGGATACTTTCCTGAACAAGGATTGGGTTCATTTGCAGAAGCAGGAAATCCAGTCATGGCACTTGTGAGTTCAAGTGCATTTTTTTCTGTGGAATATAATATAACCTCTTTATTAGTGCTTTTGGACGTTGACCCGTAAATAGTGTTCCCTTTGCAGGCAGCATTCTTATCAGGTGTTGTAGAATCTGATTCTCTTATCACCTCATGCCGCAGTTCCCTGAAAGCCATATCAGAGGATTCACCTGGCATCCAGCTTGCTACCAGGCATTGTTTTGTTCTTGAAGATCCACCAACTGATAGTAAGGATCCATCTCTCTGTGTGAGGTATTCAGCTTGACTCATATTTGATCAAAGATTGATTTAACATGGTAATGGCTGACTGGTTGATTTGTGAAACAAAATGCAGTCCTGATATTGAAACAAGCAATGCGGGTATTCATAAGGATGAAAGCAAAATGTCAATTTTAGATACCACCGACAAATCAGAGGAGCAGAACAATATTGCTGCCTCTACGGAGAATGATGGGAACTCATCCAGTTTGTTGCAAGATTCTTCACCAAAAGAAACTGATGTGGAAGAAGTAAATGATGCGACTCCAAAGAAGGCAGTGCTCGCTACTGTTCAGGAATCTGTTGATCAGTCTTTGTCTGGGGACCAGTGTATGGCTAGTAACGCGAAGGGTGTAACTGGTGCTTCTTTGCCTGTAGAACCTATGCCCAACGTTATGAAAGAAACTGAAGATTTAGCTTTTCAAGGTGAAGTTACAAAGAGTAAGAAGGCAAAGGAAGTTAGTTGTCCCAACTCAGTGGATCAGAAATCAAATAGTATGAGAAGTTCAGATGATCTAGCTTCAACAGACAGGGTCCAACAGCATGCAGATTCTACAAAGGCTGTAGATAAGATACGTACTTCAGTTATCTCAGAAGAACAAGTGCGCGTGCAAACAGGTGGTTCAACTGTTGAAACTAAAGACAAAGCAGGTAAGAAATAGAAAATTTTCTTAAGAACCTGTGGAATCACAGTTTTCATTTGTTGGTATCTACTAATCCTTTCCCTACTTAATACTCTGGACTTATCTAGTTTTCATCTTAGATATATTTAATGTAAGTTGCCTGGTGAGATTTTCTCAGTATTGATATTGAACTATCTTCACATACCATGTCTGTATTCTCATGCGTGATCAATAAAGTTTATGCCTTTTATTCTCGAGTGATGATACTGATTCCTCTGTTACATTAGGTTGCATTTTGCAACTATCTTTTTCATGCCTTTTATACAGTAAcaatagtatactgttatcaTTTGGAATTTGCATCTAACAAGAGATTCACCATTCACCGTGTAGGTGGCTCTATTGCTGGTGACTATAGGTCCATCTGACCTGATGTGGAAAATACCTATCTGCAATTTTAGCAGTGTCACTCCAATATGTGATGCTTGTAATACCGGTTCGTTCATTGCACACCAGCCGGTATTAACCTAATACTGGCCTAATCAAGTACCTGTATTGAAACCTATAGCTTAATATTGTTAGTTACGTGTATATATACCTTTTTTTTagtcttttcttattttattcaATAATAGTTGGTATCTACTAATTTAGAAGAGAATTAAGATTAgtgatttaagatttttttttcttaagttcATTTGTTACAGTATGATGCTAAATTGCTCTTGCAAACTCAAATAAAAAATGTAGGTGTCATATTTATCTAATAAAAGGTCGACatttaagaaaaaaaacaatCTTATTGATATTTATTAGTAGAGAAGCAGCCGTGAAGTATCCCAAATCTCCTAAAACATCTGATcttattgatatttattattCATTTGGATTCTTTAAAAAGTTATCTGATACGTATCGACAAAGTGTATCGTATGCGCATTGGTTTCTGACACATCGGA comes from Musa acuminata AAA Group cultivar baxijiao chromosome BXJ3-3, Cavendish_Baxijiao_AAA, whole genome shotgun sequence and encodes:
- the LOC135633438 gene encoding SWI/SNF complex subunit SWI3D-like isoform X2, encoding MMSALSLTAVRSIWERPMETRGRDVPPGPANAEASPAAQPPAPETLTEAPRRRASGAKRKAHTLSSFAGTSFSAPPKRQAKERNLLHHVFPVHNGPCTRARQSPHKVAAAATHKPTDHVAVPAWATETKAKDVSADGGQIKAEEEEVSEEPLVDVEFEAIRSRGASVHAVPTPAGWFSWNIIHPVEKHMLPSFFDGKSENWTSEVYMEIRNSIMKKFHSNPQKQVELKDFSELSVGDANARKEVLEFLDHWGLINFHPFPPSIPEASKSDADDTVKTSSLVDKLYQFETIQSFLRIKEEPLVPAAPPCLLPESALTDDLVRPVGPSVEYHCNSCSADCSRKRYHCQKQADFDLCTDCYNEGKFGSGMLPADFILMESAEIPGLSGGSWTDQETLLLLEALELFGENWNEIAEHVATKTKAQCILHFLQMPIEDSFLEGDDDDNDDNLDSKNQTSSNKESTATNTSKLMESDKKEVKEDEERSPADALEAETKKFESSENIDERITSKTDPLVNKSTDDEHIFQENGASFAIDALKAAFQAVGYFPEQGLGSFAEAGNPVMALAAFLSGVVESDSLITSCRSSLKAISEDSPGIQLATRHCFVLEDPPTDSKDPSLCVSPDIETSNAGIHKDESKMSILDTTDKSEEQNNIAASTENDGNSSSLLQDSSPKETDVEEVNDATPKKAVLATVQESVDQSLSGDQCMASNAKGVTGASLPVEPMPNVMKETEDLAFQGEVTKSKKAKEVSCPNSVDQKSNSMRSSDDLASTDRVQQHADSTKAVDKIRTSVISEEQVRVQTGGSTVETKDKAGGSIAGDYRSI
- the LOC103980062 gene encoding uncharacterized protein LOC103980062: MPKRAMEPEAMEFDESEWLLADDYFAVSTIGIDADWVITDGDEGAVSGVFFHTAASKLRGSRPSYAPFGRLPTDLADPSLAFLPTAASARSSSRGLLLLVGPWSTYYVCNPATAKWRTIPRPPRPHLYCRTPSLALALVNLPDGPARFYVVCADMDESAGGYRFQIFSSPSGTWQEWFAVTTSADPIVPCSGVSAAGVAYWRTSAPAVLAYDPEADKARVLPPPPGCGDAGGPWELGEAGEDGRLCCTCVTESAVVVYRLGPSDEWSILDSLPVTVVGGDEAVEQESGVPIACRAPPRPLRFESTKLEVVLWVDGHVLTVDLESHRVREVQFDGPAPGDVEDLVSYVSTEAPVGPVKSS
- the LOC135633438 gene encoding SWI/SNF complex subunit SWI3D-like isoform X1, with amino-acid sequence MMSALSLTAVRSIWERPMETRGRDVPPGPANAEASPAAQPPAPETLTEAPRRRASGAKRKAHTLSSFAGTSFSAPPKRQAKERNLLHHVFPVHNGPCTRARQSPHKVAAAATHKPTDHVAVPAWATETKAKDVSADGGQIKAEEEEVSEEPLVDVEFEAIRSRGASVHAVPTPAGWFSWNIIHPVEKHMLPSFFDGKSENWTSEVYMEIRNSIMKKFHSNPQKQVELKDFSELSVGDANARKEVLEFLDHWGLINFHPFPPSIPEASKSDADDTVKTSSLVDKLYQFETIQSFLRIKEEPLVPAAPPCLLPESALTDDLVRPVGPSVEYHCNSCSADCSRKRYHCQKQADFDLCTDCYNEGKFGSGMLPADFILMESAEIPGLSGGSWTDQETLLLLEALELFGENWNEIAEHVATKTKAQCILHFLQMPIEDSFLEGDDDDNDDNLDSKNQTSSNKESTATNTSKLMESDKKEVKEDEERSPADALEAETKKFESSENIDERITSKTDPLVNKSTDDEHIFQENGASFAIDALKAAFQAVGYFPEQGLGSFAEAGNPVMALAAFLSGVVESDSLITSCRSSLKAISEDSPGIQLATRHCFVLEDPPTDSKDPSLCVSPDIETSNAGIHKDESKMSILDTTDKSEEQNNIAASTENDGNSSSLLQDSSPKETDVEEVNDATPKKAVLATVQESVDQSLSGDQCMASNAKGVTGASLPVEPMPNVMKETEDLAFQGEVTKSKKAKEVSCPNSVDQKSNSMRSSDDLASTDRVQQHADSTKAVDKIRTSVISEEQVRVQTGGSTVETKDKAVEGERKDSCNNDEKIFNPTAVDDDLKIDRLKRAAVTALSAAAVKAKLLAKLEEDEIRKLVSLIIEKQLHKLEVKLAFLTDIESVVFRMREQTEKARHRLMLERSQIIAARLGAAPASLHRGNPSSLPINRLAMGYGATGLKPLNMASRNPPPVRRP
- the LOC135632590 gene encoding uncharacterized protein LOC135632590, yielding MGQVIACAAALSERHKVLEDAKRILHSAPLTPVVLYPLSFPKRNRVDPPTHLYISSDMKEVSESLLSLATACPSRPSPSGPLLSRGRYKLWALAAVLLLVLWSMLAGTFTLKWSARRPSDDLDGPLLEDVDVLEMEERAKVVRHMWDVYAHSHSTARLPRFWQQAFEAAYEELAGDDPASREAAVAEIARLSMRMVDLEPPPQHRKNAEPEKDRSEEDIGPKSNSSSFSSAKAQ